The Zavarzinella sp. sequence GGGTGCACGAATATGCCGGCACGTGGCTTTCCTGGTGGTTGTAACGAATGAAGGCACCGTTGGGGCCATCGGTCACCACGGAATTGGGAACGCGATCGACCAGACTGGCAAATGCCTCTTGTGCGGTTTCGGTCTTGGTGATCGACATCGCTTCGGCTGCATTGCAAAACAGCAGATCGGTGTGCTGGAGTGCGTTAAAGAACGGCTCCGTAAAGACTTCGGGAATAAATCCATCCGAACAGGTTACCGCAACCTTGGTGCCAGCTTGTTTTGCAATTTTCAGAATTTCGACGATCGCTTCCTGTCCCGATGGTACATTGGCGAACATGTAACCTTCGATGAACACCCACTCGCTGGCTTCAATCAGGTTTCGGTCGTGCTGCACGTGACGTGGGGCCAGGTGGCTGGAAACACCCAGAAAAGTCCGCATGGTACGTTCCGCATCGGGCGTAATCACGCAGATGCATGTGCCAGTGGTTTCACCCACAATCACCGGGTTGCCCATTTCAATTTTCAGTTGTTCGAATTCTCGTTCGTAGTGCAGGCCATAGCGATCATCACCCACACAACTGATAAATGCCGCTTTGCCACCCAGTTGGGCGAAGGCAATCGTGGAATTTCCCACGGAACCACCACTGACCAGGCGGGGCTCACTTTTCTGAAAACGGTCTAATAATTGCAGTTGATCGGCCTTTTCCACCATCCGCATGGTGCCACGTTCAAAGCCCATTGTGGAGAAATCATCCTCCCCCACTTCTACAAAAATATCAACAATGGCATGGCCCACGCCACACAACGCAAACTCTTTCTTCATATTTCAGTCCTGTCTCACGAAAAATCGAAGTAATTTTCTGATAGTGAATTAAATTTCATTAATTATTATGGTGCTCGGCACTATCGTCTGTGGGAATCTTCAGCAGCACCACCACGTGGCACCCGAGAGCTTCTTTTCGCCCAATGTGACCCACGTTTTCGCCAGTTTTCGCCTTCACATTCACCCTCCGGGTGGGCAAGTGCAGAATTTCTGCCACGTGCGTGCGAATCTGCTCCTTTACCGGGCCCAGTTTTGGCACCTGAGCAAAGATGGTGATATCGGCATTCACCAGTTCGCAGCCCAAAGAAGACACCTTGTTTATTGCCGCATCTAAAAATATTTGAGAATCGGCCTGAAAATTTGCCGGATCAGTATCTGGAAAGGCATCTCCAATGTCGCCCAGACCTGCTGCACCCAGAATGGCATCGGTCAGTGCGTGCAGCACAATATCCGCATCGGAATGACCGTCGAGGCCGAGGTGGTAGTCGATTTTCACTCCTCCCAGAATCAACGGACGCCCTGCCACCAGGCGGTGCGTATCGTGACCGGAGCCCACGCGGTATTCCATTTTCTTCTCGACGGCAGCACCTAGATTTACTTAAGTGTTTATTGTACAAGCACTTAGCGGAATTGAAGCGAATCGGCCCAGTTCCTCTTTTCAGCACCAATGAGATTATGTTAAAATGCGGGAAGTTTTTTCCAAGGATGGAATGGTATTGAAGCCACCAAACGATGATCTTTTTATCGATTACATTCCGTGTAAAACTTAAAAGGCCTGAAATGCAATTTCTGCACCTTGGTTCCGTTTTTTGGCAGATAACGGTTTTATTTTTAATCGAGCTGGTATCTGTGTGCAATCTCACTGCAGCACCGAAAGGTAAAGTTTCAGAATTACCTAAAAAACAATCTAAAGAAGTACTACAGGCATGGGCAAATGCAGGGTGTGAATTCGGCTGGATTCGACCTTTCCATTCAGAATATTTCCGATTTATTACAGATGGGGAACCAATTCCTGGGGATATCCCAGGGTTTAAAGTGCGCAACTGGAACGAAGGAGAATTAGAAACGTTACCAATACCAAGTGGTAAATTCGGGCTAATTTTGCTTTCACAAGAAAGTACAACCAAAGGATTAAACGCACTCGCTAAGTTCCCGAATATTACATTCTTGCTTGTGGCAAAAATGCAAATTACAGATGAAGGAGTGAAATCTCTTCTTGTTCTGGAGCATTTGCAAACACTTGGATTAAGAGACTCGAATATTACTGATGAAAATTTAAAACACATTGCAAATTTTCAGCACTTGCAAACACTTATTTTGTCTTCTACCAAAGTGACTGATAAAGGGATGAAATACATTAATTCATTGGCAAACTTACAAACTCTTGTGTTAGACTATACATCTGTCGCTGATTCTGGGATCGAGCAAATTGCAAAGTTAACTGAGTTACAACATTTGCATTTGGGTCACACCCAAGTTACCACGAAAAGTTTTGAGTCTCTGAAAAATTTGACAAAATTGCAATCTTTATTTTTGAATGATACAAAAATTTCTGATCGAGGATTATCTCAATTAGAAGCACTGGAAAATCTTGAAATTTTGTATTTGGCAAGAACAAATCTATCGAACAGAGGATTGGAACAAATAGCTGCCTGCAAAAACTTAAAATCTTTGAGTTTTTCTGGAAATCGAATCACAAATTCTGGCCTGAGCAAACTAAAAGTGCTCACTAAATTGGAAGTAATTTCATTCTCGGACACAAAAATCACATTCAAAGGTCAAACACAATTTCAAAAAACACACCCAAAGTGCATTATTTTATCTGATGTAAGTGAGTAGTGTGTTGGTTACTGAAAAAAGCAACCAGAATCAACGGACGCCCTGCCACCAGGCGGTGCGTATCGTGACCGGAGCCCACGCGGTATTCCATTTTCTTCTCGACGGCAGCACCTAGATTTACTTAAGTGATTATTGTACAAGCACTTAGCGGAAATGAAGCGAATCGGCCCAGTTCCTCTTTTCAGCACCAATGAGATTATGTTAAAATGCGGGAAGTTTTTTCCAAGGATGGAATGGAAATGTCTGCAGGTTTACCACACGCGCAAGTGCCCACCCGTCAACAGTTAGAAGAAATTGATGCAATGATCAAGCGGATGCTGGCCCTGCCTCCATTGGCGTCGGAGGTGCCTGTTGAAGATAGCGCCCCGCCGGTGGTGAAATCGTGGAAAGTGGAAATCCCCGAACCAGGCGAACCTGGGGAACTGAAAATCCAGCCCGATCCGGAACCATCCTTAATATCGTGGGGCAAATCGGTCGCAAATCCGGATGATATTCAGCCACCGAAGGCCAGTGGGTATTTTGCGAAACAGCCTGCCACAGTAGGGACTTCGGGCAATTCGCCCGATGAACTTCCTCAACCCCAGATCTACCACGGACCGGGTGCACAGCCACCCATAGTGGAAGCCCCACCTGCACCCCAGGCTGCAGTAGGTGCTGGAGAATTAGAGGAAGTTCCTTTTGCTGAAAGTGCCACCCGCAGAGGGATGCCCAACCCACTGATTCTCATTAATATGCTGTACGATGCCATTACCTGGCTACTTTGGCCTCTGACGGGCGTATTGCGTAATCAGGGCCGCACGTGGCTGGGCAGAATAGGCGTTTTCATGCTGATTGCCGCAGCCGGCTGGGCAATTGGCGAGATGTATGGCTACAGCTGGCCCCACATCCCCTGGGGGAAATACGACCCACGCACCCTGCTGGGGAAGTGGTAGGGGATTGACATCAAATCGATCACTTCCTTGGCACTTGTTGGTTTGCTTTTCAAAAGATGGCATTGCTGCCAGTACTCAGCGCGGTCTCATTCCAGGGTAAATCGGAATGTTTTGACAAACTGTTGGCACTATCCAATTTCAACCAAAAATAATCCGCGTCATCTGCAGCATAACTTATTGGTTATATAAAAAGTTTTGTTGCTTTCTGAATCTGGCAAAAAATTGAAAAAATGCATTTTATTTTAGTATTGCATCAGCAAAATTATTCTGTCAAAATATTAATACTTCGTCATGAAGAGCCTCCGCCGTCAGATGCCTAGTTCGTACTCCTGCATCGTTTGTGCGACACCACTGCCCAGTGTGCAGGGGGTGGTAACCTGTCCCTCCTGTGGCAAATCGCAAACGTCGATTCAGGAAGAAGAATTAACAAAGAGTGCGGTGCTTCTCGAAGTACCTAGCTTCTCTCCAGATTCTGTCGAAAACGTTGATACTCGGACGTTGCCCGACGAAGAGTTTCATGCAGTTGCCACGCATACTTGCACAGAATACCAGAAATCTCCCGAAATAAACTTTCCGACCATTCCGGGGCATGAAATCATTTCGATTCTGGGCAAAGGCGGGATGGGGATTGTTTATCTGGCGCGACGACTGCACACCGATGACCTTGTTGCGTTAAAGATGATGCGGCTGGGTAGTGCTGCGAGTGAAGACGACAAAAAGCGGTTTCTCCGCGAAGCTAAGGCATTGGTCACTCTGAAAGAGCATGACCACATTGTCCGGCATTACAGCTACCATCAAACCGACGAGCAGATCTATTTCACGATGGAGTTCATCAACGGATCTTCATTGAGCAATTTGATCCATCAGCAACCGCTGGAAACGCGGGCAGCAGCACAGATGTTTGCAGATCTGGCGGGGGCCGTGCAACATGCCCACAATTATGGTCTGGTACACCGGGATATCAAACCAGCGAATCTTCTGGTGGAAGAAAAGACCGGCAAAGTAAAACTGTCGGATTTTGGATTAGTTAAGTCGGAAGAATACACCGAACTGACGGCACCGCAGGTAGTGCTTGGTACTGCTAAGTATATGGCACCGGAACAGGCGAACGGCCAGCAAGCGACCGCAAGCAGTGACATTTACTCGTTGGGGATATCGCTTTATCAAAGCCTTGCTGGCAAAACACCTTACGATGAACTATCGTTGGTAGCAATTCTCAGCCAGATTGCAAATACACCGATGCCTTCCGTGCGGCAATATCTGCCCAAGATTGATCCTGTTCTGGAAGCGATTTTAGCCAAGGCAACCAGTTTTGAGCCGTCTGGCAGATACGGTAGTGCAGGGGAATTTCAGCAGGACTTAAGGAATTGGCTTGACGGAAAACCCACAATCGCGAGACCATTAACGCCGATCCAGAAGCTGATAAATCGGTTCAAGCGAAATTACCGGCAAACCACCGTGGTAGTTGCCTTGCTCGCAATGGGGGGGCTCGGGGCAGCAGCCTTAATCAAACCGAATCGGCCAATTGTCCAGGTGTCTGCGCCAGAACCAATTGACCATAAGCAAGTGCTGCACGAAAAAATACGCAATCTGCAACCGGGCGAAAAACTGACGATTATCGGCGAAAAAGGCCTCCCAGACTGGTACGACTGGAAATCAGGTCCTAGCTTGCTCGCAACGAGAATCACTGGTGATGAAGCCTGCTCATTCCAAACTAGTGTTATCTCATTGCTGGAATTAGTGGAAGATGCCCACCATTCCGAGTTTGAAATAACTGCCGAAATACGACATTGTGCAGCTAATGGAGATACTGGATCTGAGGTAGGATTATATTTCGGATTCGAACATCTGAATTTTTACGAAGGTTCTTTCAATCAGGGATCTCACTTCTTTACGTTAAAATTCAGCGACTATTGGCAAGGTTATGAAAGAACGTCGAAGCAGTTTCGAGACGATCATCATGTAATGATCTCAGATTGCTGCATGCTCGATAATCGCGTTGATCTGCCCCACTTCTGGCATACGAATCTGCAATTGCCGGATAAATCAGCTTTCCTATTTTCAGCTGTACATAATAGATCAATCATGAATCGTTGGAGAAAATTATCAATTAGATTCGAAAGAGACTCTGCAACATTCAGCTTATATTTTGATGGCAGTGAACGCACTCAAACAATACCATTTTCCCGTTTGAATGCAGTTACTGTCAATTCGATCATTCCCGAAGACCAAACTCCAAAGTTCAGCAGCTTCCGCGCAAGTAGAAGTATTGGTATATATGCCAGCGATGGGATTATCGCGTTCAGAAATGTAGTCTTCACAAATACTTCAAAAGGTAGTCAGAAATGAGTGATTCGTCCTCAATAACCCCTGCAGCGATGCTTTCGGGTAATGCCATTACTACTCCACAAAGTGGCTGTTATTTTACGACGGAAACGTTTACAGCATGCGGTACGTGTGTGTCAGGTGCTACGGTGCAACTATCACTGGTCAACGTCGCACAGAGTACATTAGTCGACAAGCAATCTGCTACGGTCAACGGTACGAATTGGAAAAGAGACTTTGCAGATTATGGTTTCGTTGCCGACAATAATCCCCATACTTTGCATATGTTTGTCAATGGTGGAACAACTCCAGTTGCAACAGTAAACTTTAACATTGGCGAGACTGGTAATCCACCCTGCATCCCGTGTTTAAATGTAGAACCGATCGAGCCAATGGAACTTCCCTAAGAAGCAGTTGCATGTTCGATTTTCGACACTGCTGTAAGATCAGGATTTTTCGACTGCTTTTACATACTTTTTGGCCAGTTCTGTCAGGCTGGTGAAGTCTGAGTTTGCGATCATGTGTGGATCGACGAGTTGCCCAGTACATCGGCAGCCAATTGGAGTTAACAGGTGCTTTGGATGGCTGATAAACCTAGATGGAAATTGAATCTCAATCCAATTTGAGATTAAACGAGGTGAGTTGATGGCAGGAGTCACGAAGGAAGATATTCGAGAATGGGCCAAATTCTACATCTGGTCAGGTATGTATGATCATCAGGAAGTGCGACTTCTGATCGAAGAGCAGCTGGGCAATGATGATGAAGTGAGTGAAGATTGGCTTCAACAATTGATACTTGATGAAGTTGAGGCGAAGCAGCAAGCTGAACTTTCCTGGCCAGAAGTGACTGATTGTGACCGACTTGAACTTGCTTTTATCTCCCTCGAACAGGTGGGTATCATCGCTCTGCAGATGGCTGGTTTTACTCTTTCAGACGGCTTGGAAGAGGTTTCAGATGTCTATCGTGAAGCCGGTGGAAAGAAGTCAGATTACACGGGGTTTTGTTTTTTCACGGAACAGGATGTGGAACATGCGCTCGATGGGCATGGGCTTTGTATTGCGTTCGGCCACTTCTCGGATGATCAAGCGAAAGGTGTTGCTATTGGACAACAGCTATGCCTTGCATTCAAAGCAGCAGGGCTACAAGTTGATTGGGATGAAAATATCAATGCTCGTATATTCATCAAGAATTTTCGTTGGCAACGAAGGTCCTGACCATAACCATTTCAAAGCAGCGAGGTCGATGAGTTGTAGCGGCGTATACTTAGCAATAAAATCGAGTAAAGAGGTGAAATCCAATGCACGTGTGCATTTGATTTAAGCGGCGATTACTGCTTTTACATACTTTTTAGCCAGTTCTGTCAGGCCGGTGAAGTCTGATTTTGCGATCATGTGTGGGTCGACGAGTTGGCTGCCGATGCCCAGGGCACACGCACCTGCGGCCAGAAAGTCGCCTGCAGTGGTCAGATCGACCCCGCCAGTGGGCATCAGCTTAATCTGGGGCAGTGGGCCACGCATCGCCTTAAAGAACTTCGGCCCTAAACACTCTGCTGGAAAGACTTTCACGATATCCGCACCAGCTTCCCAGGCCGCCAGTATCTCTGTGGGGGTAAACGCACCGGGCATTATCGCCCGATCGTAGCGGTGGGCCAGAGCAATCACATCCACATTCACGGTGGGGGATACCAGAAACTCGGCACCCGCCATAATTGCGATTCGTGCGGTTTCTGTATCCAGAATCGTCCCCGCACCGATGAGAATTTTCTCACCAAGTTGCTTTTTCGCAGCCCGGATGACTTGATCGGCATCGGGAACGGTGAAGGTGACCTCGGCAACCCGAATCCCACCTGCGGCCAGTGCGTGCAGCACTTCTACCAGTTGATCGGGCTGTGGGGCACGCACCACGGCGACAATTTTGTGCTGCTCAATTAGCTGCAATTGCTCAAGTCGTTTCATCGTAAGCACTTATGAAAAAATGAGAAAATGAAAATTATCAGAATTATTTTTTGGTGATAGTTTCGATCATCGACATCGTTTTCAGGATGATCCCTTCTTCAGGGAAGGTATGGAAGGCATTGATGTGCAGGCAATCGACGCACCCATCGACTGTTACCAGGCTCAGTGGGGCCAGGGCGAAGCGTTGATCAGCATGAAAATGGTAGATCAGCCCACGATTTTGCCCATCGGCGAGCAGTTCTTCATGAATTTTACGAAAAACAGGCGAGGATTGTTCCTCCCGCTGCAAACTGGTCTGGTAAACAATTTCGGGAGAAATCCGAAATGAATCACTGAATTCCCCTTCAAAACGGTGGCGGCAAACTCGCCCACGCTGAGGCAGCGGAAAGTCTTGCACTGCAAGCATTTCCGACAATTGTAAACCGCTGGGACTCGTCCAGCTCCAGTAATGTCCGGTGGTGGTCAGCACCAACTGCAGGTGGTATTCATCCCGCCGAAACTGCTGCACTGCCAGAGGTTCCAATAATTCGGGATGCAACGATCTTGAAAACAGATGAAAGCGAACGGTTTCTGCATTTGGACGTGTCAACACTGAATTCATTCCCCGACCCCCTGATCCAGCCCCCCTGGATGCTTGCGGGTATATAATCAGAGACCGCAGAACGCTCAAGGGATGTTTTGTGGGCGTTATCAATAAAAAAACGACGCACTCGGCGAACCGAGTCGTCGTTCTTTTCATTTTAGGATAATTGGACAAGGTTGGAAATTTGTTCTGACCGTCCACAAATCAATTACACAAGCCAACAACCAGAATTACTTAGGGGCTTCAGGAGCCTTAGGAGCAACTTTGGGGGTTTCGGGTGGCTTGGGCATGGTTTTGGGTTCAACCACAGGTGCGGTCACGGTGGGAGGAATCACCACGGTGCCACAACCGGGGGTTGCGGAGGTGTAAACTGGTGCACTTTCGCAAGTGTTACAGCCACCTTTGTTGAAGCAGCCACCGAACTTGCTGAACAGACCACAACCGCTGAAGCAGCCTTTAAAGCCACATTTCTGGGTGGGGCAGCAGCTGGTGGTTGTGGTAGCACAAGGAGTTGCACAAGGTGCAGGTGCGGCACAAGGAGTTGCACAAGGTGCAGGAGCTGCACAGGGTGCAGGTGCGGCACAAGGAGTTGCACAAGGTGCAGGTGCGCAGATCGGCTTGCAAGGGGTGCAGAACGAAATCTTGGGTTTGCAGCACAGTTTGAAGAAACAGGTTGGCTGCTCGGGTGCAGGCGTCATCGCCATTAACATTACCATACTGTACATCGAAGTATCTCCGTGTTGTAACTGGTTGCCACACAAACACTTAAAGTTATTGTCCCACCTGTTTGTGGTGCCACCAGTCGTTGCGTTGAAAACAATTTTTTAATTACTGGCGGGACAATCGTCGCAACTAACCATGATGCTAATGTGGGCAAATTAAACCGTCAAGGTTAATTTAGGAATATTGGGTAATCTACAGAACTTTGGTAAA is a genomic window containing:
- a CDS encoding adenosine kinase, with product MKKEFALCGVGHAIVDIFVEVGEDDFSTMGFERGTMRMVEKADQLQLLDRFQKSEPRLVSGGSVGNSTIAFAQLGGKAAFISCVGDDRYGLHYEREFEQLKIEMGNPVIVGETTGTCICVITPDAERTMRTFLGVSSHLAPRHVQHDRNLIEASEWVFIEGYMFANVPSGQEAIVEILKIAKQAGTKVAVTCSDGFIPEVFTEPFFNALQHTDLLFCNAAEAMSITKTETAQEAFASLVDRVPNSVVTDGPNGAFIRYNHQESHVPAYSCTPRDLTGAGDMFAGAFLYGISSGMPAPQAAKGANFLAMKVISQVGARLHHGAEEFFTVSKQG
- the ispF gene encoding 2-C-methyl-D-erythritol 2,4-cyclodiphosphate synthase, which encodes MEYRVGSGHDTHRLVAGRPLILGGVKIDYHLGLDGHSDADIVLHALTDAILGAAGLGDIGDAFPDTDPANFQADSQIFLDAAINKVSSLGCELVNADITIFAQVPKLGPVKEQIRTHVAEILHLPTRRVNVKAKTGENVGHIGRKEALGCHVVVLLKIPTDDSAEHHNN
- a CDS encoding protein kinase — encoded protein: MPSSYSCIVCATPLPSVQGVVTCPSCGKSQTSIQEEELTKSAVLLEVPSFSPDSVENVDTRTLPDEEFHAVATHTCTEYQKSPEINFPTIPGHEIISILGKGGMGIVYLARRLHTDDLVALKMMRLGSAASEDDKKRFLREAKALVTLKEHDHIVRHYSYHQTDEQIYFTMEFINGSSLSNLIHQQPLETRAAAQMFADLAGAVQHAHNYGLVHRDIKPANLLVEEKTGKVKLSDFGLVKSEEYTELTAPQVVLGTAKYMAPEQANGQQATASSDIYSLGISLYQSLAGKTPYDELSLVAILSQIANTPMPSVRQYLPKIDPVLEAILAKATSFEPSGRYGSAGEFQQDLRNWLDGKPTIARPLTPIQKLINRFKRNYRQTTVVVALLAMGGLGAAALIKPNRPIVQVSAPEPIDHKQVLHEKIRNLQPGEKLTIIGEKGLPDWYDWKSGPSLLATRITGDEACSFQTSVISLLELVEDAHHSEFEITAEIRHCAANGDTGSEVGLYFGFEHLNFYEGSFNQGSHFFTLKFSDYWQGYERTSKQFRDDHHVMISDCCMLDNRVDLPHFWHTNLQLPDKSAFLFSAVHNRSIMNRWRKLSIRFERDSATFSLYFDGSERTQTIPFSRLNAVTVNSIIPEDQTPKFSSFRASRSIGIYASDGIIAFRNVVFTNTSKGSQK
- the eda gene encoding bifunctional 4-hydroxy-2-oxoglutarate aldolase/2-dehydro-3-deoxy-phosphogluconate aldolase, with the translated sequence MKRLEQLQLIEQHKIVAVVRAPQPDQLVEVLHALAAGGIRVAEVTFTVPDADQVIRAAKKQLGEKILIGAGTILDTETARIAIMAGAEFLVSPTVNVDVIALAHRYDRAIMPGAFTPTEILAAWEAGADIVKVFPAECLGPKFFKAMRGPLPQIKLMPTGGVDLTTAGDFLAAGACALGIGSQLVDPHMIAKSDFTGLTELAKKYVKAVIAA
- a CDS encoding DUF2617 family protein, coding for MNSVLTRPNAETVRFHLFSRSLHPELLEPLAVQQFRRDEYHLQLVLTTTGHYWSWTSPSGLQLSEMLAVQDFPLPQRGRVCRHRFEGEFSDSFRISPEIVYQTSLQREEQSSPVFRKIHEELLADGQNRGLIYHFHADQRFALAPLSLVTVDGCVDCLHINAFHTFPEEGIILKTMSMIETITKK